A stretch of Phragmites australis chromosome 12, lpPhrAust1.1, whole genome shotgun sequence DNA encodes these proteins:
- the LOC133886310 gene encoding uncharacterized protein LOC133886310: MSSSESEGMLMFSTDSSDKEDELLLLVAIEEEQAASQGRSRQRGSVPGHVVIDCGHREDAARLFRDYFTNNPVYGDALFRHRLTDGTEANVSYTVNGNRYDMGYYLGDAIYPEWATISRFAIIRGLTRVWDKSTLQNIMTACVIMHNMIIEDKKGGAASEDVFDYMGEKATVHRDPDQALLHYVEATEAIRNRALHHQLREDLMEHLWSLHGAQ; this comes from the exons ATGAGCTCATCAGAGTCTGAAGGTATGCTAATGTTCTCGACGGACTCGAGCGACAAAGAGGACGAATTGTTGTTGCTGGTCGCCATCGAGGAGGAACAGGCTGCATCGCAAGGTCGGAGCCGGCAGCGTGGCTCCGTCCCGGGCCATGTGGTCATAGACTGTGGGCACCGGGAAGATGCTGCTAGACTGTTCAGGGACTACTTCACCAATAACCCAGTGTATGGTGATGCATTGTTCCGTCATAG GCTCACCGACGGGACTGAGGCTAATGTGTCATATACCGTTAACGGTAACAGGTATGACATGGGGTACTACCTAGGGGACGCAATTTACCCCGAATGGGCGACCATA TCGAGGTTTGCCATAATCCGCGGACTAACAAGAGTTTGGGATAAAAGCACGCTACAGAACATAATGACCGCATGTGTCATAATGCACAATATGATAATTGAGGACAAAAAGGGAGGCGCCGCGTCGGAGGATGTGTTCGACTATATGGGTGAGAAAGCAACAGTGCATCGAGATCCAGACCAAGCACTCCTGCACTATGTCGAAGCCACTGAAGCCATCAGGAACCGTGCATTGCACCACCAATTGCGTGAAGACCTGATGGAGCACCTTTGGAGTCTTCATGGAGCACAGTAG
- the LOC133886311 gene encoding uncharacterized protein LOC133886311: MASDNSTAPTAYEMVERYDFPRGILPEGVTGYVLRPNGSFEVYLPGDCDLSAANMQVHYSSCIAGNVQNRSIHGLEGVKVKMLFAWIGIDQVDRTEERIQFHAGMVSKLFPVDSFANSPQCN, from the coding sequence ATGGCCTCGGACAACTCGACAGCACCGACGGCATATGAGATGGTGGAGCGATACGACTTCCCACGGGGCATCCTCCCCGAAGGCGTGACGGGGTACGTCCTCCGCCCCAATGGCTCCTTCGAGGTGTACCTCCCTGGGGACTGCGACCTCAGCGCCGCCAATATGCAAGTCCACTACAGCAGCTGCATCGCCGGGAACGTCCAGAACCGGTCGATCCATGGCTTGGAGGGCGTGAAGGTGAAGATGCTGTTCGCGTGGATCGGCATTGATCAGGTGGACCGCACCGAGGAGCGGATCCAATTCCATGCCGGCATGGTGTCGAAGTTGTTCCCGGTCGACAGTTTTGCCAATAGCCCCCAGTGCAACTGA